The Halalkalibacter krulwichiae genome has a segment encoding these proteins:
- a CDS encoding alpha/beta-type small acid-soluble spore protein, with protein MANNNNNNSNQLLVPGVQQALDQMKYEIAQEFGVQLGPDTTSRANGSVGGEITKRLVQMAEQQMNGSRF; from the coding sequence ATGGCAAACAACAATAATAATAATTCAAATCAACTATTAGTACCAGGAGTTCAGCAAGCTTTAGATCAAATGAAATATGAAATCGCACAAGAATTCGGAGTCCAATTAGGACCAGATACGACTTCACGTGCAAATGGTTCAGTAGGCGGAGAAATCACAAAACGACTAGTACAAATGGCTGAACAACAAATGAACGGTTCAAGATTCTAA
- a CDS encoding response regulator transcription factor has protein sequence MNKILVADDDTHIRKLIKLYLENSHFIVVEAADGKEALEVVTNQKIDLAILDVMMPYKDGIELTEDIRSFLDIPILMVTAKGESHDKVKGFHAGTDDYVVKPFDPVELILRVKALLKRYNVGTEKIITIGSLTIDAEQLVISSPENTINLKKKECELLCTLANSPGKIFTRTQLIEKIWGYDYEGDERTVDVHIKRLREHLVPFPEMTISTVRGLGYRLEEV, from the coding sequence ATGAACAAAATTTTAGTCGCTGATGACGATACGCATATTCGTAAATTAATAAAGTTGTACTTAGAAAATAGCCATTTTATTGTAGTAGAAGCAGCTGATGGCAAAGAAGCATTAGAAGTAGTTACGAATCAAAAGATTGACCTCGCCATTTTAGATGTCATGATGCCTTATAAAGATGGAATTGAACTGACGGAGGATATAAGGTCATTTTTAGATATACCAATATTAATGGTTACAGCTAAAGGCGAATCCCATGATAAAGTGAAAGGATTTCATGCAGGAACAGATGATTACGTAGTAAAACCTTTTGATCCTGTTGAACTCATCTTAAGAGTTAAAGCTTTACTCAAAAGATATAATGTTGGAACAGAAAAAATCATTACAATTGGTTCATTAACCATTGATGCAGAGCAATTGGTCATATCCTCTCCTGAAAACACGATAAACTTGAAGAAAAAAGAGTGTGAATTGTTATGTACGCTTGCTAATTCACCAGGTAAGATATTCACCCGTACACAATTAATTGAAAAGATTTGGGGATATGACTATGAAGGAGACGAGAGGACGGTTGATGTTCATATTAAACGTTTAAGAGAACACCTGGTTCCTTTTCCTGAAATGACCATTTCTACCGTGCGAGGTTTAGGATACCGATTAGAGGAGGTGTAA
- a CDS encoding sensor histidine kinase, with the protein MIISLLTSYSITTLFFHNEVIFDEEIVKVSEGIADLVELTEPDKVPDVIKTLNTFPFELKIMSNDGETLIQTNISFTITSTEFNIVKNQVEKTASIMPHDKREATRTIGVPITIDNQSYAMFIRIDYEEEMHSFKKVMIFLLGLVLFIGSLLILLASRHLVNPIKKLTFAAKEIAKGNFAVRLNSKNKDEVGELINSFNHMAAEVEKIDKMRENFVSSVSHEIQSPLTSIKGFTKAIRDEVVPKQNQKEYLDIIYQETERLSRLSENLLRLASLDSEHHPYHPTVYRLDEQIRRTVLATEPLWKQRNLTIELDITSIEIEADQDLFEQVWLNLLTNAIKYSHDNGRIIVEAEKTETQSVIKIKDFGKGIPQAEIPHLFKRFYKVDKARRSSIEGNGLGLSIVKKIVNIHKCTIDVSSKEGIGSTFTITIPNHLK; encoded by the coding sequence GTGATAATAAGTTTATTAACTTCTTATAGCATCACAACTTTGTTTTTTCATAATGAGGTAATTTTTGATGAAGAAATTGTAAAAGTGTCAGAAGGAATTGCAGACCTTGTAGAGTTAACAGAACCGGATAAAGTACCTGATGTAATAAAAACATTAAATACATTTCCATTTGAACTCAAGATAATGAGCAATGATGGAGAGACACTCATCCAGACAAATATATCATTTACTATAACAAGTACAGAATTTAATATAGTAAAAAACCAAGTTGAAAAGACGGCATCAATCATGCCGCATGATAAACGAGAAGCAACGAGAACAATCGGTGTTCCTATTACAATTGACAATCAATCCTACGCAATGTTTATTCGTATTGATTATGAAGAGGAAATGCACAGCTTCAAAAAAGTAATGATTTTCTTGCTAGGGTTAGTCTTGTTTATTGGAAGTCTATTAATTTTATTAGCTTCTAGACACTTAGTTAATCCGATAAAAAAATTAACTTTTGCAGCTAAAGAAATAGCTAAAGGGAATTTTGCTGTTCGTTTAAATAGCAAAAATAAAGACGAAGTTGGAGAATTAATCAATAGCTTTAATCATATGGCAGCAGAAGTGGAGAAAATAGATAAAATGCGTGAGAATTTTGTTAGCAGTGTCTCCCATGAAATCCAATCTCCATTAACTTCCATAAAAGGATTTACTAAAGCGATTAGAGACGAGGTTGTACCAAAACAAAATCAAAAGGAATATTTAGACATTATTTATCAGGAGACAGAACGATTATCGCGGTTAAGTGAGAATCTTCTCCGTTTGGCCTCACTTGACTCAGAGCATCATCCATATCACCCCACCGTTTACAGGTTAGATGAACAAATTAGAAGGACCGTTTTAGCGACGGAACCTCTTTGGAAACAAAGAAATTTAACGATTGAATTAGATATAACTTCTATTGAAATAGAGGCTGATCAAGACTTGTTTGAACAAGTTTGGTTGAATTTACTGACAAATGCCATCAAATATTCACATGATAATGGCAGAATTATTGTTGAAGCAGAAAAGACTGAGACTCAAAGTGTTATTAAAATCAAAGATTTTGGAAAAGGCATACCACAAGCAGAAATTCCTCATTTATTTAAACGCTTTTATAAAGTAGACAAAGCGAGAAGAAGTTCGATTGAAGGAAATGGACTAGGATTATCCATTGTCAAAAAAATAGTAAACATTCATAAGTGTACAATTGATGTATCTAGTAAGGAAGGTATTGGTTCAACTTTCACAATCACTATTCCAAATCACCTCAAATAA
- a CDS encoding GTP pyrophosphokinase has product MDMQQLKYLKTELARFMMSYKFALDEVNTKIDILKQEFHYIHDYNPIEHVKSRLKSPESILKKISKKGYDLSLQSIRENIKDIAGIRITCSFISDIYKISEMLQKQKDIEVIEVKDYIRNPKRNGYQSLHLLLQVPIFMSDRVENVCVEVQIRTIAMDFWASLEHKIYYKYNKEVPQKLVNELKEAAETASQLDKKMERIHKEMNELKALHATEEKQELLIDKERFHLSSQFIASYMRGMMK; this is encoded by the coding sequence ATGGACATGCAACAACTTAAGTACTTAAAAACAGAACTGGCAAGATTTATGATGTCTTATAAGTTTGCACTAGATGAGGTAAATACAAAGATTGATATTCTTAAACAAGAATTTCATTATATCCATGATTATAATCCGATTGAACATGTTAAATCTCGTTTGAAATCACCAGAAAGTATCCTTAAAAAAATATCTAAAAAAGGGTATGATTTGTCGCTGCAGTCAATTAGAGAAAACATTAAAGATATTGCTGGGATTAGAATTACATGTTCCTTTATTTCAGATATTTATAAAATTAGCGAGATGTTACAAAAGCAGAAAGATATTGAAGTAATTGAAGTTAAAGATTATATAAGGAATCCAAAACGTAATGGCTATCAAAGCTTACATCTATTATTGCAGGTCCCGATTTTCATGTCGGATCGAGTTGAAAATGTATGTGTAGAAGTCCAAATAAGAACCATTGCAATGGATTTTTGGGCGAGTTTGGAGCACAAAATTTATTATAAATACAACAAGGAAGTTCCACAGAAGTTAGTCAATGAATTGAAAGAAGCAGCTGAAACAGCTAGTCAATTAGATAAAAAAATGGAAAGAATTCATAAGGAAATGAATGAACTAAAGGCACTTCATGCTACGGAAGAAAAACAAGAACTTTTGATTGATAAAGAAAGATTTCACTTATCATCACAATTCATTGCTTCTTATATGCGTGGGATGATGAAGTGA
- a CDS encoding DUF5392 family protein, whose product MIPSKLDQFSHYTRKEFEKIQEMIAPLVKKSSTYAFLSVPMFSFSVVNLYFLLFNSSQANQMLWIAIFAILGALGLALFKESIHKNREIFNKSVAYIKGRINKSDLITDDEKENYLNEIKHNPVNVFKVFQKFLSREERLKRMKEQILSNH is encoded by the coding sequence ATGATTCCTTCAAAGCTGGATCAGTTCTCACACTATACACGGAAAGAATTTGAAAAAATTCAAGAGATGATTGCTCCATTAGTAAAAAAGAGCAGCACCTATGCTTTTTTATCAGTACCTATGTTTTCTTTTTCTGTCGTAAATTTGTACTTCTTATTGTTCAATTCATCACAAGCTAATCAAATGCTTTGGATTGCGATATTTGCTATATTAGGTGCTTTGGGTTTGGCCTTATTTAAAGAATCTATTCACAAAAATCGAGAAATTTTCAACAAAAGTGTAGCTTATATTAAAGGACGAATTAACAAGAGCGACTTGATAACGGACGATGAGAAAGAAAATTATTTAAATGAAATCAAACATAATCCTGTCAATGTTTTTAAAGTGTTTCAAAAATTTCTAAGCAGAGAAGAACGTTTAAAAAGAATGAAAGAGCAAATATTATCCAATCATTAA
- the htpG gene encoding molecular chaperone HtpG — protein MTKKQFKAESKRLLEMMINSIYTQKEIFLRELISNASDAIDKMYYKALTDDSITFNKDEYYIKVAADKDNRTLTITDTGIGMTKEELEANLGTIAKSGSLAFKTENESQDGHDIIGQFGVGFYSAFMVADQVTVVTRSIGSEEAFKWQSDGAEGYTIELAEKDSVGTIIELKMKESTEEENYDEFLEEFRLKAIIKKYSDFIRYPIKMDVVERSLKEGSDNEWDEYTEEQTINSMVPIWRKNKSELTDEDYDHFYQEKHYGFDKPLKHIHISVDGAVRYNAILYIPENIPFDYYSKEYEKGLELYSNGVLIMNKCADLLPDHFSFVKGMVDSEDLSLNISREILQHDRQLKLIAKNINNKIKSGLQSLLKDEREKYETFYNAFGRQLKYGVYTDFGANKEALQDLLMFYSSTEKKMVTLQEYVSRMPEDQKYIYYATGESNERIEKLPQIEVVTDKGYEVLYFTEDIDEFAIKMLQTYKEKEFRSVSSGDLGIENEESNENNATEEQSHKELLDKMKEILAGKVKDVRASKRLKTHPVCLSADGEVTIEMEKILQAMPDNQNIKADKILEINPNHEVFLSLKNAFASDAEKLSLYTNLLYNQALLIEGLPINDPLEFTNDICKVMV, from the coding sequence ATGACTAAGAAGCAATTTAAAGCAGAGTCGAAAAGACTATTAGAAATGATGATCAATTCAATTTACACTCAAAAAGAAATATTCTTGAGGGAATTAATTTCCAATGCAAGTGACGCAATCGATAAAATGTATTATAAAGCTTTAACGGATGATTCAATTACTTTTAATAAAGACGAATATTACATAAAAGTGGCTGCTGACAAAGATAATCGAACACTGACGATTACCGATACAGGAATTGGTATGACGAAAGAAGAATTAGAAGCCAACCTTGGTACGATCGCCAAAAGTGGCTCGTTAGCATTTAAAACAGAAAATGAGTCACAAGACGGACATGACATAATTGGCCAGTTCGGTGTTGGTTTTTATTCCGCATTTATGGTAGCTGATCAAGTTACAGTTGTAACTAGATCGATTGGTAGTGAAGAAGCATTTAAGTGGCAATCAGATGGAGCAGAAGGATATACTATTGAACTAGCGGAGAAAGACTCCGTTGGAACAATTATAGAATTGAAAATGAAAGAAAGTACAGAAGAAGAGAACTATGATGAGTTCCTAGAGGAGTTTCGTCTGAAAGCTATCATTAAGAAGTATTCAGACTTCATTCGTTATCCAATTAAAATGGACGTGGTAGAACGTTCATTAAAAGAAGGAAGCGATAATGAATGGGATGAATATACAGAGGAACAGACAATTAATAGTATGGTTCCGATTTGGAGAAAGAATAAATCAGAATTAACAGATGAGGATTATGATCACTTTTATCAAGAAAAGCACTACGGTTTTGATAAACCTTTAAAGCATATTCATATAAGTGTTGACGGAGCTGTAAGATATAATGCAATTTTATATATTCCTGAAAATATTCCATTTGACTACTATTCGAAGGAGTATGAAAAAGGCTTAGAACTCTACTCAAATGGAGTACTAATCATGAATAAATGTGCAGATCTTTTACCAGATCATTTTAGTTTTGTAAAAGGGATGGTTGATTCTGAGGATTTATCTCTCAATATTTCAAGGGAGATTTTACAGCATGATCGACAGTTGAAATTAATCGCGAAAAACATTAACAACAAAATTAAAAGCGGCTTGCAGAGTCTACTAAAAGATGAAAGAGAAAAATATGAAACATTTTATAACGCCTTTGGGCGTCAGCTGAAATACGGTGTATATACAGATTTCGGAGCTAATAAAGAAGCTCTTCAAGATTTATTAATGTTCTACTCTTCTACAGAAAAGAAGATGGTGACATTACAAGAGTATGTTTCTAGAATGCCAGAAGATCAAAAATATATTTATTATGCTACAGGTGAGTCGAATGAGAGAATAGAAAAACTCCCACAAATTGAAGTAGTTACCGATAAGGGATATGAAGTTTTATATTTTACAGAAGACATTGATGAATTTGCGATTAAAATGTTACAAACTTATAAAGAAAAAGAATTTAGATCAGTATCAAGTGGCGATTTAGGGATTGAAAACGAGGAAAGCAATGAAAACAATGCGACTGAGGAACAAAGTCACAAAGAGTTGCTTGATAAAATGAAAGAAATTCTTGCGGGCAAAGTAAAAGATGTACGGGCGTCCAAACGATTGAAAACACACCCTGTTTGCTTATCTGCAGATGGTGAAGTAACGATTGAGATGGAGAAAATTCTCCAGGCAATGCCAGACAATCAAAATATAAAAGCGGATAAGATTTTGGAAATAAATCCAAATCATGAAGTATTTCTATCGTTAAAAAATGCTTTTGCTAGCGATGCAGAAAAATTAAGCTTATACACGAACTTACTTTATAATCAAGCTCTTCTAATTGAAGGTCTTCCAATTAATGATCCACTAGAATTCACAAATGATATTTGCAAAGTAATGGTTTAA
- a CDS encoding GntR family transcriptional regulator, protein MTKHILTIDRTSPVPLYKQIKEILIAELRANMDGPLRPISTEEELVLRFHVSRAPVRQALKELADEGYVYREVSVK, encoded by the coding sequence ATGACTAAACATATACTGACGATTGATCGTACTTCTCCAGTCCCACTTTATAAACAAATTAAGGAAATCTTAATAGCAGAACTGCGAGCGAATATGGATGGTCCACTGCGTCCTATTAGCACGGAGGAAGAGCTTGTTCTCCGTTTCCATGTAAGCCGAGCACCCGTTCGTCAAGCGTTAAAAGAGCTTGCTGATGAAGGCTATGTCTACAGAGAGGTAAGCGTCAAATAA
- the tnpA gene encoding IS66 family insertion sequence element accessory protein TnpA: MKRKEKHDLWKKRMEAYEASGETIPKWVSKQDDITEYQFHYWRKKIKEEGNSDSSDEVSRTWTSFDVPTFTTTSIEVRLDDLSVYIPENVSEEHLSRVLRVLRNG, from the coding sequence ATGAAACGTAAAGAAAAACACGATTTGTGGAAAAAACGCATGGAGGCATACGAAGCCAGCGGGGAGACGATCCCAAAATGGGTATCTAAACAAGATGACATTACAGAATATCAATTCCACTATTGGCGAAAGAAGATCAAGGAAGAAGGAAACTCAGATTCAAGTGATGAGGTAAGCCGCACCTGGACATCTTTTGATGTCCCTACCTTCACCACCACATCCATTGAAGTGAGACTAGATGATCTGTCTGTCTATATTCCTGAAAATGTGAGTGAAGAACATTTGTCTCGTGTACTACGCGTGTTGAGAAATGGATGA
- the tnpB gene encoding IS66 family insertion sequence element accessory protein TnpB (TnpB, as the term is used for proteins encoded by IS66 family insertion elements, is considered an accessory protein, since TnpC, encoded by a neighboring gene, is a DDE family transposase.) has protein sequence MINQRSIDKVYLAKGSTDLRKSIDGLAAIVQESFQLDPFSPCLFVFCNRQRDKIKILHWEHNGFWLYYRRLEKGTFPWPEDSSSSPQMISHRQFRWLLDGLSIDQKSAHPKVTAQRVI, from the coding sequence ATGATCAATCAACGCTCCATTGATAAAGTCTACCTTGCAAAAGGGAGTACAGACTTACGAAAATCCATTGATGGACTTGCGGCTATCGTACAAGAAAGCTTTCAATTAGATCCCTTCTCCCCATGTCTATTTGTTTTCTGTAATAGACAACGAGATAAGATCAAAATCCTTCACTGGGAACATAATGGATTTTGGCTCTATTATCGCCGTTTAGAAAAAGGTACGTTCCCTTGGCCAGAAGATTCATCTTCTTCTCCGCAAATGATTAGCCACCGTCAGTTCCGTTGGTTACTTGACGGCCTTTCTATTGATCAAAAATCTGCACATCCAAAAGTTACCGCACAGCGAGTCATTTAA
- the tnpC gene encoding IS66 family transposase has product MKTTETTSQPTTEELEERVSSLEEQNAELTAKIKWYEEQFRLSKQRQFGTSSEKTNADQLELPLFNEVEITADPSIEEPTVETITYERKKTKGQRDSKLENLPKEVIEYRLPEEDQVCLCCNGKLHEMSTEVRRELKVIPAEVKVIEHVQHVYACRRCERESTETPIVKASMPKSVFPKSLASPSAMAYIMNQKYVEGLPLYRQEQQFARLGIFLSRQTLANWVLYGANTWLNLIYDRMYQYLMNLDIAHADETTLQVLREPDRPSTATSYLWLYRSGQEGHPIVLFDYQQTRASKHPRKFLSPFQGYLHVDGYAGYNGIPNIKLVGCWAHARRKFDEALKALPKEQQSKDVTAKEGLKFCNQLFAIEREIKDLSFSERHQVRLEKSRPLLDAFSAWLRMQTPKVLPKSALGQAIKYCRNQWDKLEAFLDDGRLEIDNNRSERSIKPFVIGRKNWIFANTPKGAKASAVTYSIVETAKENGLNPYQYLMHLFEELPNIDVSDEKAIDQLLPWSNSLPAHCRIQHDK; this is encoded by the coding sequence ATGAAAACTACAGAAACCACCTCTCAACCTACAACTGAAGAATTAGAAGAACGTGTCTCATCACTTGAGGAACAAAACGCAGAGCTGACGGCAAAAATTAAATGGTATGAGGAACAATTCCGTCTTAGTAAGCAACGCCAATTTGGTACTTCAAGTGAGAAGACAAATGCTGATCAGTTAGAATTGCCTCTTTTTAATGAGGTAGAAATTACTGCTGACCCATCGATTGAAGAACCTACGGTTGAAACCATTACGTACGAACGTAAAAAAACCAAAGGTCAACGTGATAGTAAACTTGAGAACCTTCCGAAGGAAGTTATTGAGTATCGATTACCTGAAGAAGATCAGGTTTGTTTGTGCTGCAATGGAAAGCTACATGAAATGTCAACAGAAGTACGACGTGAATTAAAAGTCATCCCAGCGGAAGTGAAGGTCATTGAACATGTTCAACATGTTTATGCGTGTCGCCGTTGTGAACGTGAAAGCACTGAGACTCCTATTGTTAAAGCTTCTATGCCGAAATCTGTTTTTCCAAAGAGTCTTGCTTCGCCATCTGCGATGGCCTACATCATGAATCAAAAATATGTAGAAGGGCTTCCATTATACCGTCAAGAACAGCAATTTGCTCGTCTTGGTATCTTTTTGTCACGCCAAACATTAGCTAATTGGGTTCTTTATGGTGCTAATACATGGTTAAACCTCATCTATGATCGAATGTATCAATATCTGATGAATCTTGATATTGCTCATGCTGACGAAACGACGCTGCAAGTGCTACGAGAGCCAGATCGTCCATCAACAGCTACCTCTTACTTATGGCTTTATCGTTCAGGACAGGAAGGCCATCCGATTGTATTGTTTGATTACCAGCAAACACGAGCAAGTAAACATCCTAGAAAGTTTTTATCTCCTTTCCAAGGATACTTACATGTAGATGGATATGCTGGATACAATGGAATTCCAAACATAAAGTTAGTTGGTTGTTGGGCACACGCTCGTCGAAAATTTGATGAAGCTTTAAAGGCTTTGCCTAAAGAACAACAGTCGAAAGATGTCACAGCCAAAGAAGGCTTGAAGTTCTGTAACCAACTATTTGCGATTGAACGAGAAATCAAAGATTTGTCGTTCTCTGAACGTCATCAAGTACGTCTAGAAAAAAGTCGACCACTTCTTGACGCTTTTTCAGCATGGCTTCGCATGCAAACGCCAAAAGTATTACCAAAGAGTGCACTAGGACAAGCGATCAAATACTGTCGAAATCAATGGGATAAGCTAGAGGCTTTCTTAGATGATGGCAGACTGGAAATTGATAATAATAGAAGTGAGAGATCCATTAAGCCGTTTGTGATTGGCAGAAAGAACTGGATTTTTGCCAACACTCCGAAAGGAGCAAAGGCAAGTGCTGTGACTTATAGTATTGTAGAAACTGCCAAAGAAAATGGCCTCAACCCTTATCAATACTTAATGCACTTGTTTGAGGAGCTTCCCAATATAGATGTGAGTGATGAAAAAGCCATTGATCAATTGCTTCCTTGGTCAAACAGTCTTCCGGCTCACTGTCGTATTCAACATGATAAGTAG